Proteins from a genomic interval of Chryseobacterium indologenes:
- a CDS encoding DUF4365 domain-containing protein yields MARKKQRVLQHIMEDESYQIIKALIPKENVIREFNRPDYGIDLVIELFDKIEENAYETLGEFIFVQVKSIKRAEIKREKIFPVGNVAKGKWNEDKSEYIELDVIKYSMDTNSIYTIQTLGGSVSVLLFLVDIFNQDTYFVCLNDYIDKIILPRNPNYGEQEYYTIKIPILNNLKDKLVSNNAFKFYGKRAKLLSAFSKFSYQKNEISHLLKIKDFPVITMRDELEKNKEISDIELYQQALFFIDQIDKLDIWNHNEWEILPIMKNNLDELRMFLEKDIFDAKEAREKILVMWHQLSNLGRIYEDLSREWYLPKFISLLSSYPEEPNIKKSKK; encoded by the coding sequence ATGGCAAGAAAAAAGCAACGAGTGCTACAGCATATAATGGAAGACGAATCCTATCAAATTATTAAAGCTCTTATTCCAAAGGAGAATGTTATTAGAGAATTTAACAGACCTGATTATGGAATTGATTTAGTAATTGAGCTTTTTGATAAAATAGAAGAAAATGCATATGAGACACTTGGTGAATTTATTTTTGTACAGGTAAAATCAATAAAAAGAGCAGAAATTAAACGAGAAAAAATTTTTCCTGTTGGTAACGTGGCAAAAGGAAAATGGAATGAAGATAAATCAGAATATATTGAGCTTGATGTCATAAAATATAGTATGGATACCAATTCTATCTATACAATTCAAACTTTAGGAGGGAGCGTATCTGTATTACTATTTTTAGTTGATATTTTTAATCAGGATACTTACTTTGTATGCCTTAATGATTATATTGATAAAATTATTCTTCCTCGAAATCCCAATTATGGTGAACAAGAATATTACACAATAAAAATACCCATATTAAATAATTTGAAGGATAAACTTGTTAGCAATAATGCATTTAAGTTTTATGGTAAACGAGCAAAACTCCTTTCAGCATTTTCTAAATTTTCTTACCAAAAAAATGAGATTTCTCATTTATTAAAAATTAAAGATTTTCCAGTAATAACAATGAGAGATGAATTAGAAAAAAATAAAGAAATTTCAGATATTGAACTTTACCAACAAGCTCTATTTTTTATAGATCAGATTGATAAATTAGATATTTGGAATCATAATGAATGGGAAATCTTACCTATAATGAAAAATAATTTGGATGAATTAAGGATGTTTTTGGAAAAGGATATATTCGATGCGAAAGAGGCTAGAGAAAAAATACTTGTTATGTGGCATCAATTATCGAATTTAGGAAGAATATATGAAGATTTATCTAGAGAATGGTATTTACCCAAATTTATAAGTTTATTATCATCATATCCCGAAGAACCTAATATTAAAAAAAGCAAAAAATAA
- a CDS encoding antirestriction protein ArdA, translating into MTNLLNCLDSCSIYVGTYAKYNNGSLYGKWLDLANYSDYDELLEAMKELHKDENDPEFMFQDYENCSFFEKLGLIGENYFSDEIYEIAEQINNSSYDFEVFKAYVDCVGKTDFSGIYESLINYYIGEHSDYETFAQYILEESISVSLPNYIYIDWEATARNIMCDYFESNGHYFRS; encoded by the coding sequence ATGACGAATTTACTAAATTGTCTTGATTCTTGCAGTATCTATGTAGGAACGTATGCAAAGTACAACAATGGAAGCCTTTACGGAAAATGGCTTGATTTAGCCAATTATTCAGATTATGACGAATTATTAGAAGCTATGAAAGAACTACACAAAGATGAAAACGATCCCGAATTTATGTTTCAGGATTATGAGAACTGTTCTTTCTTTGAAAAGTTAGGATTAATCGGAGAAAATTATTTTTCTGATGAAATATATGAAATAGCAGAGCAAATAAACAATTCTAGCTATGATTTTGAAGTTTTTAAGGCTTATGTCGATTGTGTTGGAAAGACGGATTTTTCAGGTATTTATGAAAGTTTAATAAATTATTATATAGGTGAACATTCAGACTATGAAACATTTGCACAATACATATTAGAAGAAAGTATTTCTGTAAGTTTACCAAACTATATTTACATTGATTGGGAAGCTACAGCAAGAAATATAATGTGTGATTATTTTGAAAGTAACGGACATTATTTCCGAAGTTAA